A genomic window from Silene latifolia isolate original U9 population chromosome Y, ASM4854445v1, whole genome shotgun sequence includes:
- the LOC141632679 gene encoding uncharacterized protein LOC141632679 produces the protein MTGEGALIIGKDGPKTIPITSPLYLHPSKSPNLNLTQIVFDGNNYNMWAAVVENGLDAKNKLAFIEGKFKKPTSDGEEETIESVAWRQCNAMIRVWLRNTIDPKLHSSITFDQPVDEVWEELRERYSTGNAPRVHQLKGELYECKQGTDRLLNTTNDSKQFGTNWRIIVP, from the coding sequence ATGACTGGTGAAGGGGCGCTGATAATTGGGAAAGACGGTCCAAAGACCATCCCTATAACATCGCCTCTGTACTTACATCCCTCCAAAAGTCCAAATTTGAATTTAACACAAATTGTTTTTGATGGCAACAATTACAATATGTGGGCAGCAGTCGTCGAGAACGGATTAGACGCGAAGAATAAATTAGCCTTCATTGAAGGCAAATTTAAGAAACCAACGAGTGATGGGGAAGAAGAAACCATTGAATCTGTAGCGTGGCGACAGTGCAACGCTATGATTCGAGTGTGGCTTAGGAATACGATCGACCCAAAGTTACATTCGAGCATCACATTCGATCAACCAGTGGATGAAGTCTGGGAAGAGTTACGTGAAAGATATTCAACAGGAAATGCACCTCGTGTGCACCAATTAAAAGGAGAACTCTATGAATGCAAACAGGGAACTGATCGGTTGTTGAATACTACAAACGACTCAAAGCAATTTGGGACGAATTGGCGAATTATAGTACCATGA